In Gossypium hirsutum isolate 1008001.06 chromosome D01, Gossypium_hirsutum_v2.1, whole genome shotgun sequence, the genomic window AGACTGGAACTTCACACGTAAATGGGGCCCATGACACTGCCAAGCTTGCAGGGCTTCTTGAGAACTTCATTAAGAAGTATGTTCAATGCTATGGTTGTGGGAACCCTGAAACGGAGATAATTATTACCAAGATGCAGATGATTACCCTGAAATGTGCTGCATGTGGATTTGTTTCCGATGTTGACATGCGAGATAAACTTACGACATTCATTCTTAAAAACCCACCTGAGGCAAAGAAGTCAACGAAAGACAAGAAAGCGATGAGGAGAGCTGAAAAGGAGAGACTCAAGGAGGGTGAGGCTGCTGATGAAGAGCTGAAGAAGATTAAAAAGGAGTCAAAAAAGAAAGGTTCCTCTACTACTTCAAAGGTTGTTGCTTCCAAGGGTGCAGTAACCAAGAAGAAAAGCAAGCATTCTGATGAGGATCATTCCCCTTCACAAAGCCAGGTTGATGAGAATGAACAGGTAGCCAGCGATGACGATGATGATGTCCAGTGGCAAACAGATACTTCACTGGCGGCTGCTCAACAAAGGATTCAAGAGCAGTTAAGTGCTGTTACTGCAGATATGGTGATGCTATCTACCaatgaagagaagaaaaagtCAGTGAAGAAGACTCCGGAGCCTGATGTCAAGGTACATGAGAAATGTTTCAATACCCACGAGAAACTTGTTAACGAGATAAAGGAACATCTCAAGAAAGGGTCTTCTCCAACTCAGCTTAAATCCTTCCTAGGTTCACTCTCTGGAACTTCCCAAGAAATCATGGATGCTCTTTTCACAGCACTCTTTGAGGATGTTGGGAAAGGGTTTGCTAAGGAAGTAACTAAAAAGAAGAACTACCTTGCAGCAGGGGCGACGGCAGCAGCTGCAGCCAATGAAGAGGGATGCCAGATGATGCTTCTACATTCTATGGAGTTATTTTGCGGCAAGGCCAGCCCTGAGGCAGCAAAGGAGGTGGCTTTAGTTATTAAAGTATTGTATGATGATGACATATTGGAAGAAGAGTTCATCATGGAGTGGTACCAGAAAGGTATAGGTGGTAGTAATAAGAGCTCTCAGATATGGAAGAACGTCAAGCCCTTCATCGAGTGGCTCCAGAATGCTGAGTCTGAGACCGAGGAGGAGTGATTCTCTAGCTCTTGGTATGGTTGCATGGCTACTTCTAGGTACAAATATGTTTCTCTCTTGATcttgttttttaaataaagtaCAGTGAGCACGGCCCTACATGCTCTCTGTAATTTGAGTGTCTGGATTTTTCAGCTGCTTATCCTTAAGACATCTTTTCCGTTTGCTTTATATGAGCAAGTTGAATTCAGtttgctattttatttttttatatattttttgtgcgTTTATTTTGCTTGATCAATCTTCCTTGATGTTGAGAAATTTTAATTATGCTatgttgataattttattaatgatttgtGAAAATTGTATGGATTTCACGGTTAGTTtaaaaagaaaatcttaaaaaagaagaagataaatatcagatttacatataaattttgatttaaagtgcaatttgatgcatgattttttattttgtataattgtagaatgagattttttttagttcatattatatataaaaatttaatttttattcaattatagggcaatttaccattaaaagccactttttttttaaatttaccgaaatgggcccggtattttattatttactggaATGGACTCTTTTCTCCTAAATCGTGTCCACATCAGCGCGAAGTtaggggacgtgtcagcaaatTGCGTTTACGTAAGCGCGATTTGTTGTCACGTCAGCAAAGCACGTTGACGTGGATgcgatttgctgacacgtcccttaacttcgcgctgacgtggacatgatttcgataaatttaaaaattaaaaaaaagtggcttttaatggtaaattgcccaggtttttcatttataataataaatattaaagtaaataaagtataataataaattttaatatatttataatataatggtaaatttacattttaataaaattataaaaataattaattttaataacggaaataaataaattttcttaactATGAAATTTTTGCGAACAAATTATGGAGCttaattttaaatctaaattatCCATTTTTATGACGGTCAACGCAAAAATGTTGACTTTAGGTGTGAAGGAGTGTAGAAAATTAGGAATTTGTGAACTGCGGGGGCTATTGTCACTGTAATTAGTTAATGATTCGGTCACTGACGATGTGTTTAATAAATTCCGTACTACTTATTTTATggtatttattataatattaatatgctTCCAAGTTAGAACAAATTTTCTCTttttgactttatttatttattttctgattaattgtttttaatttatgaaaacaTTAATAGTGCTACAATAAATGATTACGGAAACTTGAAATATGCCACATTTCACTGCATGCCTTACGCATGCTATTTTCATTGCATTAAACGCTCTTTTTACTTTTACTCAATTATTTGCTctcattatattttaaaaaataaaactcgatttattttgaaaacttaTCCCAATTTAAGGCGTaagaagtgaaaaataaaaatttaatatataaataaattggaaTACTTTTTGGGCAAAATACCTAAAAAagtcacttttttttaaaatttatcgaaatcgCGCTTACGTGGGCGCGGTTTgttgccacatcagcaaagcgAGCTGATgcggacgcgatttgctgacacgtcccctgacttcgctgtgaataataaaataccgggtccatttcgataaatttaaaaaaaatagtgacttttttttggtattttgccctCAATTATAGATATTCAAAGTCGTGACTATTTAGGAAAATGATTCCATTCCCTTTTTTGAGTCAGAAGCTTTTAATGAGTCCACCATTCTTGATTTTTACAAAAGgataaattatacaattagttaTCCAATTATTAGTGTATTTTTGTTTTGGCtatctaattatgaaaattttcaatttagctaaggatttaaatcatttttattttgttcatatGTTTTACATCGTTTCTATTTTGGTTACTTTCCCTTAAATGCTTCAGCGAAGTGATAGATGTGGGCTTTTTCTAATtggtataatatcatatttagtacttaacttttacacattctatcaatttaatcctaattctaagtaattcaataaatttacacATTCTAATTGGCATTGATGAtgtcataattttttatataaatgttttaaaaattaaaagaaattatataaactttttaaaatataaaagaaactataaattataaaaaaatgtatgtatctaaaaattaaaaatattataaa contains:
- the LOC107922129 gene encoding probable eukaryotic translation initiation factor 5-1 — translated: MALQNIGASNSDDAFYRYKMPKMITKIEGRGNGIKTNVVNMVEIAKALARPASYTTKYFGCELGAQSKFDEKTGTSHVNGAHDTAKLAGLLENFIKKYVQCYGCGNPETEIIITKMQMITLKCAACGFVSDVDMRDKLTTFILKNPPEAKKSTKDKKAMRRAEKERLKEGEAADEELKKIKKESKKKGSSTTSKVVASKGAVTKKKSKHSDEDHSPSQSQVDENEQVASDDDDDVQWQTDTSLAAAQQRIQEQLSAVTADMVMLSTNEEKKKSVKKTPEPDVKVHEKCFNTHEKLVNEIKEHLKKGSSPTQLKSFLGSLSGTSQEIMDALFTALFEDVGKGFAKEVTKKKNYLAAGATAAAAANEEGCQMMLLHSMELFCGKASPEAAKEVALVIKVLYDDDILEEEFIMEWYQKGIGGSNKSSQIWKNVKPFIEWLQNAESETEEE